A single window of Sulfitobacter sp. JL08 DNA harbors:
- a CDS encoding DNA-3-methyladenine glycosylase I, giving the protein MTQRCGWAGPEQIYLDYHDTDWGVPEYDSRALWEKLVLDGFQAGLSWITILKKRENFRAAFEGFDPNVIAEWGAPEVDRLLSNPGIIRHRGKIEATITNARAWQKIEADGGFDQFLWDYVGGKPLQNAWTSLDQVPAQTPLSAMVSKDLKKSGFRFCGPTIVYAFMQATGLINDHLVGCPRHDQVKALVR; this is encoded by the coding sequence TTGACGCAAAGATGTGGCTGGGCCGGACCGGAACAGATTTATCTGGATTATCACGACACCGATTGGGGTGTTCCTGAATATGACAGCCGCGCGTTGTGGGAAAAGCTTGTCCTTGACGGGTTTCAGGCCGGGCTAAGCTGGATCACCATTCTGAAGAAGCGCGAGAATTTTCGTGCCGCTTTCGAAGGGTTCGACCCGAATGTGATTGCCGAATGGGGCGCCCCCGAAGTTGACCGCCTGCTTTCCAATCCCGGAATAATCCGGCACCGCGGCAAGATCGAAGCGACGATCACAAATGCCAGAGCGTGGCAGAAGATCGAAGCCGATGGCGGGTTTGACCAGTTTTTGTGGGATTATGTCGGCGGCAAGCCGCTGCAGAACGCCTGGACTTCGCTGGATCAGGTGCCTGCACAAACACCTTTGTCGGCAATGGTATCAAAAGACCTGAAGAAATCGGGTTTCCGGTTTTGCGGCCCGACAATCGTTTATGCGTTCATGCAGGCCACCGGACTGATCAATGACCATCTGGTCGGATGCCCGCGCCATGACCAGGTGAAAGCCCTTGTACGCTGA
- a CDS encoding DUF2834 domain-containing protein, with product MSPLRMVYLALAVWGAIHPMYYFVQWFMANGFDIMAMVDAWHVNAASSGLVWDLTIAAITLTIWIVAEVAVRRNWSGLLAIPATFCIGVSCGLPLYLFLRTRPID from the coding sequence ATGTCGCCTTTGCGCATGGTCTATCTTGCCCTTGCCGTCTGGGGGGCAATCCATCCGATGTACTATTTCGTCCAGTGGTTCATGGCCAATGGGTTTGACATCATGGCCATGGTGGATGCCTGGCACGTCAATGCCGCCAGCAGCGGGCTGGTCTGGGATCTGACGATTGCGGCCATCACGCTCACGATCTGGATCGTCGCCGAAGTTGCGGTGCGCCGGAACTGGTCTGGTCTGCTGGCGATTCCCGCGACGTTCTGCATTGGAGTCAGTTGCGGGCTGCCTTTGTACCTGTTCCTCAGAACGCGGCCAATAGACTGA
- a CDS encoding EAL domain-containing protein, whose translation MQRKGKRFHAVERGEDSPINFAVSSRDKSVLDMVAHAIAHKETFLTYQPVILCQSPDKPAFYEGLIRVKDETGRIIPAKDFMSVVETSELGRKLDCLALEIGLRTLANNPGLRLSINMSARSIGYRRWMRVLDRGLNRNPTLAERLILEINETSAMQVPELVVDFMKRLQSRGISFALDGFGAGVTSLRHLKDFYFDMIKIDGQFIRGIATHPDNQILVRAMIAIAEQFEMVTVAEHVETAEDVTMLVSLGVDCMQGYFFGSTTTSPQWAAPDHRQKGSRASA comes from the coding sequence ATGCAACGCAAAGGCAAACGGTTCCACGCTGTCGAACGTGGCGAGGATTCTCCGATCAATTTTGCCGTGTCGTCGCGTGACAAATCCGTTTTGGACATGGTTGCGCATGCCATTGCGCACAAGGAAACGTTTCTGACCTATCAACCTGTAATCCTGTGTCAGTCTCCGGACAAACCCGCCTTTTACGAAGGTCTTATCCGGGTGAAAGACGAAACAGGCCGCATCATACCGGCCAAAGATTTTATGAGCGTTGTCGAAACCAGCGAACTCGGCCGCAAGCTGGACTGTCTTGCGCTGGAAATCGGGCTTCGGACCCTTGCCAACAATCCCGGCTTGCGTTTGTCGATCAACATGTCCGCGCGCTCGATCGGGTACCGGCGCTGGATGCGTGTGCTTGATCGCGGGTTGAACCGAAATCCGACCCTCGCGGAGCGGCTGATCCTTGAAATCAACGAAACATCCGCGATGCAGGTGCCCGAACTGGTTGTCGACTTCATGAAACGGCTGCAATCGCGCGGCATTTCCTTTGCTCTGGATGGGTTCGGCGCCGGCGTCACATCCCTGCGGCATCTGAAAGACTTCTATTTCGACATGATCAAGATCGACGGTCAGTTCATCCGCGGTATCGCAACACACCCGGACAATCAGATTCTGGTGCGCGCGATGATCGCAATTGCGGAACAGTTTGAAATGGTCACCGTCGCGGAACATGTCGAAACCGCCGAAGATGTGACCATGCTGGTCAGTCTGGGGGTGGATTGCATGCAGGGTTATTTCTTTGGCAGCACGACGACATCACCACAATGGGCAGCACCGGACCACCGCCAAAAAGGCTCGCGCGCCTCGGCATAA
- the argH gene encoding argininosuccinate lyase, with the protein MTDKTQNQMWGGRFAAGPDAIMEAINASIGFDQRMAAQDIAGSRAHAAMLGATGIISDSDAAAIQKGLLTVLSEIEAGDFPFSTALEDIHMNVESRLKEIIGEPAGRLHTGRSRNDQVATDFKLWVRDQLDAADGAIVALMKALLGQAEAGADWVMPGFTHLQVAQPVTWGHHMMAYVEMLGRDLGRMRDARARMNTCPLGTAALAGTSFPIDRDMTASALGFDAPAANSLDAVSDRDFALEFLGASSICAMHLSRLAEELVIWSSAQFRFVTLSDRFSTGSSIMPQKKNPDAAELIRAKVGRIMGANVGLMMVMKGLPLTYSKDMQEDKEQVFDAADNLMLALAAMEGMVRDMTANRDHLAAAAGSGFSTATDLADWLVRVLGLPFRDAHHITGALVAMAEGKGCDLPDLTVEDMQSVHAQISAEVFDVLGVQNSVNSRISYGGTAPDQVRLQIARWKEVLG; encoded by the coding sequence ATGACCGACAAAACCCAGAACCAGATGTGGGGCGGCCGCTTTGCCGCCGGACCAGATGCGATCATGGAAGCAATTAACGCGTCCATCGGGTTTGACCAGCGTATGGCGGCGCAGGATATTGCCGGTTCGCGGGCCCACGCAGCCATGCTTGGCGCAACGGGCATCATAAGCGATAGCGATGCCGCCGCCATTCAAAAAGGTCTTCTCACGGTATTGTCAGAGATCGAAGCGGGGGATTTCCCGTTTTCGACGGCTTTGGAAGACATTCACATGAATGTGGAGTCGCGCCTGAAAGAGATTATCGGTGAACCGGCAGGGCGCCTGCACACCGGGCGCAGCCGCAACGATCAGGTGGCCACCGATTTCAAATTGTGGGTGCGCGACCAGTTGGACGCCGCCGATGGTGCGATTGTCGCGTTGATGAAGGCGCTGTTGGGACAGGCCGAGGCAGGGGCCGACTGGGTCATGCCGGGGTTTACGCATCTGCAAGTGGCGCAACCGGTCACATGGGGCCACCACATGATGGCCTATGTCGAAATGCTGGGCCGTGATCTGGGGCGGATGCGGGATGCGCGGGCGCGCATGAATACTTGTCCGCTGGGCACCGCAGCGCTGGCCGGCACATCGTTTCCGATTGATCGCGATATGACGGCATCCGCGCTGGGTTTTGACGCGCCCGCCGCCAATTCGCTGGATGCGGTCAGCGATCGCGATTTTGCGCTGGAATTTCTTGGTGCCTCCAGCATCTGCGCCATGCACCTAAGCCGTCTGGCCGAAGAACTGGTGATCTGGTCGTCAGCGCAGTTCCGGTTTGTCACGCTGTCGGACCGGTTTTCCACCGGAAGTTCGATCATGCCGCAAAAGAAGAACCCCGATGCCGCCGAACTGATCCGCGCCAAGGTCGGGCGGATCATGGGGGCCAATGTTGGTTTGATGATGGTGATGAAGGGGCTGCCGCTGACCTATTCAAAGGACATGCAGGAAGACAAGGAACAGGTGTTTGATGCTGCCGATAACCTGATGCTGGCCCTTGCCGCAATGGAAGGCATGGTGCGCGACATGACCGCCAACCGTGATCATCTGGCCGCCGCCGCCGGGTCCGGTTTTTCCACGGCGACCGATCTGGCGGATTGGCTGGTGCGCGTTCTTGGCCTGCCGTTTCGCGATGCGCACCATATCACCGGGGCACTGGTTGCGATGGCCGAAGGCAAGGGCTGTGATCTGCCGGATTTGACCGTTGAAGACATGCAGTCGGTGCATGCGCAGATATCCGCAGAAGTGTTTGATGTGCTGGGCGTGCAAAATTCGGTCAATTCGCGTATATCCTATGGGGGAACCGCGCCAGATCAGGTGCGGTTGCAGATCGCGCGCTGGAAAGAGGTTCTGGGATGA
- a CDS encoding TlpA family protein disulfide reductase, protein MKKIWLALVYTALVLGANPAFSDASTLEALREGDMKKLVFHADPQQVPATPFNIEDDGGTTTLAEYQGKYVLLNFWATWCAPCRKEMPMLSELQTKFGGDNFTVLTIATGRNSPTGIRKFFDDIGVSNLPRHQDPKQALARDMGIFGLPITVLINPEGQEIARLRGDADWVSDSAKTIISTLLAGG, encoded by the coding sequence ATGAAAAAAATCTGGTTGGCGCTCGTTTATACGGCCCTTGTCTTGGGTGCAAACCCCGCTTTCAGCGATGCGTCAACGCTTGAGGCGTTGCGCGAAGGCGATATGAAAAAGCTGGTGTTCCATGCCGACCCGCAGCAGGTTCCCGCAACCCCGTTCAACATCGAGGATGACGGTGGCACCACCACGCTCGCGGAGTATCAGGGCAAGTATGTCCTGCTGAACTTCTGGGCGACATGGTGCGCGCCCTGCCGCAAGGAAATGCCGATGCTGTCAGAACTTCAGACCAAATTTGGCGGCGACAATTTCACAGTTCTGACAATTGCAACGGGCCGCAACTCTCCCACCGGGATCAGGAAGTTTTTTGATGACATCGGTGTCAGCAATCTGCCCCGGCATCAGGACCCGAAACAGGCCCTGGCCCGCGACATGGGTATTTTCGGGCTGCCAATTACCGTGTTGATCAACCCCGAAGGCCAGGAAATCGCACGGCTGCGGGGCGATGCCGACTGGGTATCGGACAGTGCCAAAACCATTATCTCCACGTTGTTGGCAGGCGGCTGA
- a CDS encoding acetyl-CoA C-acetyltransferase, whose translation MTNIVIASAARTAVGSFGGSFANTPAHDLGATVLEAVVERAGIDKSEVSETILGQVLTAAQGQNPARQAHVNAGLPLEAAAWSINQVCGSGLRAVALGAQHIQLGDADIVIAGGQENMTLSPHAAHLRAGHKMGDMKYIDTMIRDGLWDAFNGYHMGQTAENVAEKWQISREAQDQFAVASQNKAEAAQKAGKFKDEIVAFTVKTRKGDIVVDADEYIRHGANIEAMAKMRPAFTKDGSVTAANASGLNDGAAATLLMSADNAEKRGIKPLARIASYATVGLDPSIMGVGPIYASRKALEKAGWKAEDLDLVEANEAFAAQACAVNKDMGWNPEIVNVNGGAIAIGHPIGASGCRVLNTLLFEMQRRDAKKGLATLCIGGGMGVAMCVERD comes from the coding sequence ATGACCAATATTGTAATCGCATCCGCGGCACGTACTGCTGTCGGCAGCTTTGGCGGATCTTTCGCAAACACACCGGCCCATGATCTGGGCGCAACCGTGCTTGAGGCCGTTGTCGAACGCGCCGGTATCGACAAATCGGAAGTGTCCGAAACCATTCTGGGTCAGGTTCTGACAGCCGCCCAGGGCCAGAACCCGGCGCGCCAGGCACATGTCAACGCCGGCCTTCCACTGGAAGCCGCAGCCTGGTCAATCAACCAGGTGTGTGGCTCGGGCCTGCGCGCCGTTGCCTTGGGCGCCCAGCACATCCAGCTGGGTGACGCGGATATCGTGATCGCCGGCGGACAGGAAAACATGACCCTCAGCCCCCACGCCGCCCACCTGCGTGCCGGCCACAAAATGGGGGATATGAAATATATCGACACCATGATCCGCGACGGATTGTGGGATGCCTTCAACGGCTATCACATGGGCCAGACGGCCGAAAACGTTGCTGAGAAATGGCAGATCAGCCGCGAAGCGCAGGATCAATTCGCCGTCGCGTCGCAAAACAAGGCCGAAGCCGCACAGAAAGCCGGCAAGTTCAAAGATGAAATCGTCGCTTTCACGGTCAAGACCCGCAAGGGTGACATCGTGGTAGATGCCGATGAATACATCCGTCACGGCGCCAATATCGAAGCCATGGCCAAGATGCGCCCCGCCTTTACCAAGGATGGATCGGTCACAGCCGCCAACGCTTCCGGCCTGAATGATGGTGCCGCCGCGACCCTGCTGATGTCCGCAGACAATGCCGAAAAACGCGGCATCAAACCTCTGGCCCGTATCGCATCTTATGCGACCGTCGGTCTGGACCCGTCGATCATGGGCGTTGGACCGATCTATGCCAGCCGCAAGGCGCTGGAAAAAGCAGGTTGGAAAGCCGAAGATCTGGATCTTGTAGAAGCCAACGAGGCGTTTGCCGCACAGGCCTGCGCGGTCAACAAGGACATGGGCTGGAACCCGGAGATCGTGAACGTGAACGGCGGCGCGATCGCAATCGGTCATCCCATCGGCGCCTCGGGCTGCCGGGTTTTGAACACGCTGCTGTTTGAAATGCAGCGCCGTGACGCGAAAAAGGGCCTGGCCACATTGTGCATCGGCGGTGGCATGGGTGTCGCTATGTGTGTGGAACGCGACTGA
- a CDS encoding argininosuccinate lyase has translation MKFIVLTVLCASVAACGAPSGNTYSTPDNERQITTPPPGISVSGYARFGVVGHR, from the coding sequence ATGAAGTTTATTGTTCTAACGGTATTATGTGCATCGGTTGCCGCGTGTGGCGCCCCGTCGGGTAACACGTATTCGACGCCAGATAACGAACGCCAGATCACAACGCCGCCGCCGGGCATTTCCGTATCCGGCTATGCGCGGTTCGGTGTGGTCGGTCACCGCTGA